In Alkalihalobacillus sp. FSL W8-0930, a single window of DNA contains:
- the sigK gene encoding RNA polymerase sporulation sigma factor SigK yields the protein MGILAAISFFVKEVVVFVSYVKNNAFPQPLKKEEERKYLALMAEGDPEARNLLIEHNLRLVAHIVKKFENTREDTEDLISIGTIGLIKAIESYSEGKGTKLATYAARCIENEILMHLRALKKVRKDVSLHDPIGTDKEGNEITLIDVLQEDADDIVDVIQTKMEKKQIYEFIHVLDDREKEVIVGRFGLSLEEERTQREIAKELGISRSYVSRIEKRALMKLFHEFYKQSKGKG from the coding sequence ATGGGGATACTTGCAGCAATCTCCTTTTTCGTTAAAGAAGTGGTTGTGTTTGTATCATATGTAAAGAATAATGCTTTTCCTCAGCCATTAAAAAAAGAGGAGGAACGAAAATACTTAGCGTTAATGGCAGAAGGCGATCCGGAAGCCCGTAACTTACTTATTGAGCATAATTTAAGACTCGTTGCTCACATCGTCAAGAAATTTGAGAATACGCGTGAGGACACAGAGGATCTTATTTCAATTGGGACTATTGGTTTAATTAAAGCAATTGAAAGCTATTCAGAAGGAAAAGGCACAAAGCTCGCAACGTATGCGGCAAGATGTATAGAGAACGAAATACTCATGCATCTTCGTGCGCTTAAAAAGGTTCGTAAAGATGTCTCGCTGCACGATCCGATTGGGACAGATAAAGAGGGAAATGAAATCACTTTAATTGATGTACTCCAGGAGGATGCCGATGACATTGTCGATGTGATCCAAACGAAAATGGAGAAAAAGCAGATCTACGAGTTTATACATGTGTTGGATGATCGTGAAAAAGAAGTCATTGTCGGCCGGTTTGGGTTAAGTTTAGAAGAAGAACGGACTCAGCGAGAAATTGCTAAGGAATTAGGCATTTCCCGAAGTTACGTCTCACGAATTGAAAAGCGCGCTTTGATGAAGTTGTTTCATGAGTTTTATAAGCAGAGTAAAGGGAAAGGGTGA
- the mnhG gene encoding monovalent cation/H(+) antiporter subunit G produces MNAIEWIISIILLVGALLCLLAAFGINRLPDVYSRLHAAGKSSTLGTASLLLATFLYFLLEQQQFVGKIMLTIFFIFITSPMAALMIARSAHRVGVPFSDKNGRDDLKETYKKDEHSK; encoded by the coding sequence TTGAACGCGATTGAATGGATCATCTCCATCATACTACTAGTAGGTGCCCTTTTATGCTTGCTTGCAGCGTTTGGAATTAACCGGCTTCCTGATGTCTATTCAAGACTTCATGCGGCTGGCAAAAGCTCCACTCTTGGCACTGCCTCTCTTTTACTGGCAACGTTCCTGTATTTCTTATTGGAACAGCAGCAATTTGTAGGAAAGATTATGTTGACGATTTTCTTTATTTTCATAACCTCCCCGATGGCCGCCTTAATGATCGCACGCTCTGCTCATCGTGTAGGTGTCCCATTTAGCGACAAAAACGGCCGAGATGACCTTAAAGAAACCTATAAAAAAGACGAACATTCTAAATGA
- the tenA gene encoding thiaminase II has product MSFTRELRQKADSIWKANHEHVFVQEIGSGTLDVEAFKYYMKQDYLYLIEYARVFALGVVKAPDLDTMATFADYLQSTLHEEMSLHRSYAKRLGITNEELEHAIPAPTTIAYSSYMISEAQKGSLAHVIAAILPCAWSYSEIGKRLAKLPGALDHPDYGEWIHMYQDDEFKAIADWLCAKLDELAHALGEAERKQLENIFLTSSRFEYLFWDMSYQQSHWE; this is encoded by the coding sequence ATGTCTTTTACGAGGGAATTACGACAAAAAGCAGATTCAATCTGGAAAGCGAATCATGAGCATGTCTTTGTTCAAGAAATTGGATCAGGCACGTTAGATGTTGAGGCCTTTAAGTATTATATGAAACAGGATTATTTGTATCTCATTGAATACGCGCGAGTATTCGCACTTGGTGTTGTGAAGGCTCCAGATTTGGATACAATGGCTACCTTTGCTGACTACTTACAATCTACTCTGCATGAAGAGATGTCCCTCCACCGTTCATATGCGAAGCGATTGGGCATAACAAATGAAGAGTTAGAACATGCGATTCCCGCACCCACAACGATTGCTTATAGTAGTTACATGATCAGCGAAGCACAAAAAGGCTCCTTAGCTCATGTCATTGCAGCAATTCTTCCGTGCGCATGGAGTTATTCGGAGATTGGCAAACGGCTAGCAAAATTGCCTGGAGCCCTTGACCATCCTGATTACGGAGAATGGATTCATATGTATCAGGACGATGAATTTAAGGCCATTGCTGACTGGTTATGCGCAAAGCTTGATGAACTTGCACACGCTCTCGGAGAAGCTGAACGAAAGCAACTTGAAAACATCTTCCTTACTTCAAGCCGGTTTGAATATTTGTTTTGGGACATGTCTTATCAGCAGTCACATTGGGAGTAA
- the pssA gene encoding CDP-diacylglycerol--serine O-phosphatidyltransferase, producing MFLLQRLDSSLKKVKGQIANALTLINLGFGALAIIYVFHDQLRVGLLLIAIAAVFDRLDGAAARKFNATSELGKQLDSLSDIISFGVAPAMLMYQAALVEFGMPGAIFAIIYIMCGALRLARFNITESNQYFVGLPITAAGCILTFLTLFVNYIPNYVFMYVIVALSLLMVSPFRVRKF from the coding sequence GTGTTCTTATTACAAAGGCTTGATTCTTCTTTAAAGAAGGTTAAAGGCCAAATTGCAAACGCCTTAACACTAATTAATTTAGGCTTTGGAGCTTTAGCTATTATCTATGTATTCCATGATCAATTAAGAGTTGGATTACTTCTTATTGCCATTGCAGCTGTCTTTGATCGTTTAGACGGAGCGGCGGCACGCAAATTTAATGCAACGTCTGAGCTTGGTAAACAGCTTGATTCCCTGAGTGATATTATTTCCTTTGGTGTAGCCCCTGCCATGCTTATGTACCAAGCAGCGTTAGTTGAGTTTGGAATGCCTGGAGCTATTTTTGCGATTATTTATATTATGTGTGGTGCTTTGCGTCTGGCGCGTTTCAATATCACAGAATCTAATCAATATTTTGTTGGATTACCAATCACGGCTGCTGGTTGTATTCTCACATTTTTAACTCTATTCGTCAATTATATCCCTAATTATGTATTTATGTATGTGATTGTTGCTCTTTCTCTCCTTATGGTCAGCCCATTCCGTGTCCGCAAATTTTAA
- a CDS encoding phosphatidylserine decarboxylase, translating into MKGFRWFFCACVELTNGPFLSKRLKQFSTSKVSKPFIPLFIRTFNINKEEIHLPINEFDSLHSFFIRELKQNIRSIDQGSNSIISPVDGVLAEQGNLNRDETFTVKGQTYSLATMLGSEQAAKAYENGQYAVFYLSPSHYHRFHAPLSGSILKRWSLGSRSYPVNQLGMTYGKKPLSGNFRVISELKTEDGHKMAMVKVGAMNINSIELTHASEHVEKGEEVGYFSFGSTVVLIWDQQMIQFTKSHLPIEVKMGEKVASR; encoded by the coding sequence ATGAAAGGTTTTCGCTGGTTTTTTTGTGCATGTGTGGAGCTTACAAATGGACCTTTTTTGTCCAAACGATTAAAGCAATTTTCCACTTCAAAAGTAAGTAAGCCCTTTATCCCATTATTTATACGGACGTTTAATATAAACAAAGAAGAAATTCATTTACCTATTAATGAGTTTGACAGCTTACATTCGTTTTTCATTCGCGAGCTAAAACAGAATATCAGGTCAATCGACCAAGGTTCTAACAGTATTATCAGTCCAGTTGACGGCGTGTTGGCTGAGCAGGGGAACCTTAATAGAGACGAGACATTCACTGTGAAAGGGCAAACCTATTCTCTTGCAACTATGCTTGGGTCAGAACAAGCAGCCAAAGCATATGAAAATGGTCAATATGCAGTGTTTTATCTAAGCCCTAGTCATTATCACCGGTTTCATGCACCGCTCTCTGGTTCCATTCTGAAGAGGTGGTCATTGGGATCACGCTCGTATCCTGTGAATCAATTAGGGATGACTTACGGAAAAAAGCCCCTTTCTGGTAACTTTCGTGTCATTTCAGAGCTTAAAACAGAGGATGGGCACAAAATGGCTATGGTAAAGGTAGGAGCCATGAACATCAATTCAATTGAATTAACTCATGCCTCAGAGCACGTTGAGAAGGGTGAGGAGGTTGGTTACTTTTCATTTGGGTCCACGGTTGTTTTAATATGGGATCAGCAGATGATACAGTTTACAAAATCACATCTGCCAATTGAAGTGAAAATGGGAGAAAAAGTAGCTAGTCGATAA
- a CDS encoding Na(+)/H(+) antiporter subunit F1, protein MFSTVLMIVLGILSVALCLCFVRAIIGPTTSDRIVALDTFGLILVGTIGTLMIQQKTIAYSEVLLVIGILAFVGSVALSKFLERGGLFERD, encoded by the coding sequence ATGTTTTCAACGGTTTTAATGATTGTTTTAGGCATTTTATCTGTAGCTCTTTGCCTTTGCTTTGTAAGAGCCATTATTGGACCGACAACTTCTGATCGGATTGTTGCTCTGGACACGTTTGGCCTAATATTAGTTGGAACAATTGGTACTTTGATGATTCAACAGAAAACCATTGCTTACTCAGAAGTACTTCTCGTTATTGGAATTTTAGCCTTTGTTGGATCTGTTGCCTTATCGAAGTTTCTAGAAAGAGGTGGTTTGTTTGAACGCGATTGA
- a CDS encoding SGNH/GDSL hydrolase family protein: MKKSYIFILMFVVVVVGGVWFMMNLDADEAGIREESSPVTSSDNLFIQAQSEDSFQDELSARNDQDSPVEIAVIGSSVAEGQGASEYNQAWPSLLEASLNDSDQNVRVTNFAVSGFKVSDLIDEGDVDELIQASPDIILFETSVINSYYHDEPMDETKDSIKLAAQKIEEELPNAYLVFMAPNPINESMYSVATSDLDFEDYVYETEEFIIESGWDYFDSYTAWNRQMEEEGMDLDSLLDDGTHPNDEGYQMWFDLLNESMIQA; this comes from the coding sequence ATGAAGAAATCGTATATTTTCATATTAATGTTTGTTGTCGTGGTTGTTGGTGGTGTTTGGTTTATGATGAATCTTGATGCAGATGAGGCTGGGATAAGAGAAGAGAGCAGTCCTGTAACGTCTAGTGACAATCTATTTATTCAAGCGCAATCAGAGGACTCCTTTCAAGATGAGTTAAGCGCCAGAAATGATCAGGATTCACCTGTTGAGATTGCGGTTATTGGGAGCAGTGTAGCGGAAGGGCAAGGCGCAAGCGAGTACAATCAAGCATGGCCATCACTGCTTGAAGCATCGTTAAACGACTCAGATCAAAACGTAAGAGTGACAAACTTCGCGGTGAGTGGATTTAAAGTCAGTGATTTAATTGACGAGGGAGATGTGGATGAACTCATTCAAGCGTCCCCAGATATCATTTTGTTTGAGACGAGTGTCATTAACAGCTATTATCATGATGAACCAATGGATGAAACAAAAGATTCAATCAAGTTGGCAGCTCAAAAGATTGAAGAAGAACTTCCAAATGCATACCTGGTATTCATGGCTCCGAATCCGATCAACGAATCGATGTATTCAGTTGCTACTTCTGACTTAGATTTTGAGGATTATGTTTACGAAACAGAAGAGTTCATCATTGAATCGGGATGGGACTATTTTGATAGTTATACGGCATGGAATAGACAAATGGAGGAGGAAGGGATGGACTTAGATTCTTTGTTAGATGATGGGACTCATCCAAACGATGAGGGCTATCAGATGTGGTTTGATTTATTAAATGAGTCAATGATTCAAGCATAG
- a CDS encoding NADP-dependent oxidoreductase → MPKQLLFKERPNGLPDSNTFSVEEIDKGTPKENELLVKTLYLSVDPYMRGRMSDAKSYIAPFEIDKPIAGGGIAQVVESKNDSIKEGTIVTGFLPFQEYAVVPADQVRVLDMHGAPISAALGALGMPGLTAYFGLNDIGQPKEGETVVISGAAGAVGSIAGQLARLKGCRVVGIVGSKEKEELLVNEFGFDAAVNYKDDQYAELLKQACPDGIDVYFENVGGEVSDHVWPLLNPLARIPVCGAIASYNLKKGEQDHGPRVQTYLVKTRARMQGFLYGDYADQYETAYREMSEYVKNKDIVFKETILEGFDRIPEAFNGLFSGQNIGKQLVKVADPS, encoded by the coding sequence ATGCCTAAACAACTACTTTTTAAAGAAAGACCAAACGGATTACCCGACTCTAACACATTCTCAGTTGAGGAAATTGATAAAGGAACTCCTAAAGAAAATGAACTTCTAGTAAAAACGTTGTACCTTTCCGTTGATCCTTACATGCGTGGAAGAATGTCCGATGCTAAATCATACATTGCCCCCTTTGAAATAGATAAACCGATTGCAGGTGGAGGCATTGCACAAGTAGTCGAATCCAAAAATGATTCGATTAAAGAAGGAACCATTGTCACAGGTTTTCTTCCTTTCCAGGAATACGCAGTTGTTCCAGCTGACCAAGTGCGCGTTCTAGACATGCACGGAGCTCCCATTTCTGCTGCATTAGGTGCATTAGGTATGCCTGGATTAACAGCTTATTTTGGATTAAACGATATTGGACAACCTAAAGAAGGCGAAACCGTTGTAATCTCTGGTGCTGCTGGAGCAGTTGGCTCTATTGCTGGTCAATTGGCCCGCCTAAAAGGCTGCCGCGTTGTTGGAATCGTTGGCTCCAAGGAAAAAGAAGAGCTTCTTGTGAACGAATTTGGATTCGATGCAGCTGTAAACTACAAAGACGATCAATACGCTGAGCTACTGAAACAAGCGTGTCCAGACGGCATAGACGTGTACTTTGAAAACGTCGGTGGCGAGGTATCTGATCACGTATGGCCGCTACTAAATCCGCTTGCACGTATCCCTGTTTGCGGAGCGATCGCAAGCTACAACCTGAAAAAAGGTGAACAGGACCATGGACCACGAGTTCAAACGTATCTAGTTAAAACAAGAGCAAGAATGCAAGGATTCCTTTACGGCGATTACGCAGACCAATACGAAACTGCTTACCGCGAGATGAGTGAATATGTTAAAAACAAGGATATTGTCTTCAAAGAAACCATCCTTGAAGGGTTTGACCGAATTCCAGAAGCCTTTAACGGTTTATTCAGCGGTCAAAACATTGGCAAGCAGCTTGTTAAAGTAGCTGACCCTTCCTAA
- a CDS encoding Na+/H+ antiporter subunit E translates to MAIQIVLNLIAAIAWMLFQNSFTFVDFVIGYIIGIVALFLARPLLGYTFYMRRVVAAIKLFLLFLKELVVANIDVLKVVLSPKLNVSSSIIAVPTQLETKGEITLLAVLITLTPGTLSMDFSDDSQTIYIHALDAPDREQFIKDIQQTFERAIMEVTR, encoded by the coding sequence ATGGCTATACAAATTGTATTAAATCTTATCGCAGCAATAGCGTGGATGTTATTTCAAAACAGTTTCACCTTTGTTGATTTTGTCATCGGATATATTATTGGAATTGTTGCTTTGTTTTTAGCTAGGCCTTTGCTAGGATATACGTTTTACATGCGTAGAGTGGTGGCTGCCATTAAGCTGTTTTTACTTTTCTTAAAGGAATTAGTTGTCGCAAACATTGATGTGTTAAAAGTTGTTCTCTCCCCTAAGTTAAACGTGTCTTCCAGCATTATTGCTGTTCCAACACAGCTTGAAACGAAGGGAGAGATTACACTTCTAGCTGTGTTAATTACACTGACACCTGGAACATTATCAATGGATTTCTCCGACGATAGTCAAACCATCTATATACATGCGTTGGATGCTCCAGATCGTGAGCAATTTATAAAAGACATTCAGCAAACATTTGAACGTGCCATTATGGAGGTGACCAGATAA
- a CDS encoding YjcZ family sporulation protein, with protein sequence MSWKGGGNMGEFECGKGGGYAGGGFAFIIVLFILLVIIGASYVY encoded by the coding sequence ATGTCTTGGAAAGGTGGTGGCAACATGGGAGAATTTGAATGTGGAAAAGGCGGCGGTTACGCTGGTGGCGGCTTCGCGTTTATCATTGTTTTATTCATTCTGTTAGTAATCATTGGAGCTAGCTACGTATACTAA
- a CDS encoding FAD-dependent monooxygenase: protein MEQPFVLIVGAGPTGLALAHRLTHYNIPFRIIDKRPGPDHKSRAIGIHARTLEHYDQLQVADDAVNLGIKMPAAHIHKDTKEVGYVNLGNIGKGISPFPFVLSLPQDEHEELLVHQLKRLGITVDWQTELLSFKETSEGVEAVIACDHQEETVNVTYLCGCDGARSMIRQTLDISFEGSTYKDLFYIADVEAKGQATSFTDINLALSKKGFCMVLPVKSKGTQRLVGIVPRLIAEKPDLSFWDIEPSLQSLMNIRVKNVNWFSSFKVHKRVAATFRKGHVFLLGDAAHIHSPTGAQGMNTGIGDAVNLSWKLASVLKKNANPAILQTYGLERRKFARQLVATTDQAFKAMVSRNIRGSLLRRFVLPRMVPVASRFSFSRKLAFRYLSQIHVRYRKSVLSEGRAGSLKGGDRLPWLHSNSINNYDSLQTADWQIHVYGKPTEELESFCRNYPLPLLSWDWESEYKKAKFKENTLYLVRPDGHLAFINEHQNVDKLMTYLTTFNVSAIN, encoded by the coding sequence ATGGAGCAACCTTTCGTATTAATAGTTGGAGCCGGTCCTACCGGATTAGCTTTGGCGCATAGACTGACGCATTACAACATTCCCTTCCGAATTATTGATAAACGTCCTGGACCAGACCATAAATCTAGAGCCATCGGTATTCATGCCCGAACTCTTGAGCACTACGATCAATTACAGGTCGCAGATGATGCAGTAAACCTCGGTATTAAGATGCCTGCCGCTCACATACACAAAGATACAAAAGAAGTTGGTTACGTGAATCTTGGTAACATTGGCAAGGGGATAAGTCCCTTTCCTTTTGTATTAAGTCTCCCTCAAGACGAACATGAAGAATTACTTGTACACCAATTAAAAAGACTTGGAATCACGGTTGATTGGCAAACGGAGCTTCTTTCATTTAAAGAGACGTCAGAAGGAGTTGAAGCCGTTATTGCATGTGATCATCAAGAGGAAACCGTAAATGTCACATATCTCTGTGGATGTGATGGTGCAAGAAGTATGATCCGCCAAACGCTCGATATTTCGTTTGAAGGAAGTACATACAAAGATTTATTTTATATCGCTGATGTAGAAGCTAAAGGACAGGCGACATCTTTTACAGATATTAATTTAGCTCTTTCTAAAAAAGGATTTTGCATGGTTTTACCTGTAAAAAGCAAAGGCACTCAACGTCTCGTAGGGATTGTTCCACGTCTTATAGCAGAAAAGCCCGATTTAAGCTTTTGGGATATTGAGCCTTCCCTCCAATCGTTAATGAATATTCGAGTTAAAAACGTTAATTGGTTTTCGTCCTTTAAAGTTCACAAACGAGTTGCGGCAACCTTTAGAAAAGGACACGTCTTTTTGTTAGGAGATGCTGCACATATCCATAGCCCTACAGGAGCACAAGGGATGAATACGGGAATAGGTGATGCGGTGAATCTCTCCTGGAAATTAGCTTCCGTATTAAAGAAAAATGCAAACCCTGCCATCTTACAAACATATGGTCTGGAAAGAAGAAAATTCGCTCGTCAGCTTGTCGCAACCACGGATCAGGCATTTAAAGCGATGGTTAGTCGGAACATTCGAGGATCTCTCCTTAGAAGATTTGTTCTCCCGCGTATGGTCCCAGTAGCAAGTCGGTTTTCATTCAGCCGTAAGCTAGCATTCCGCTACCTCTCTCAAATCCACGTACGCTATCGAAAAAGCGTTTTAAGCGAAGGACGCGCAGGCTCATTAAAGGGTGGAGATCGACTGCCATGGCTTCATTCAAATAGCATCAATAACTACGATTCACTTCAAACCGCAGATTGGCAGATTCATGTATATGGAAAACCTACAGAAGAACTGGAGAGTTTTTGTCGGAACTACCCTCTTCCCTTGTTGAGCTGGGACTGGGAGTCCGAATACAAGAAAGCAAAATTCAAAGAAAATACTCTTTATCTCGTTCGACCTGATGGGCACTTAGCTTTTATTAACGAACACCAAAATGTAGATAAGCTGATGACGTACTTAACGACATTTAATGTGTCAGCCATTAATTAG
- a CDS encoding aminotransferase class I/II-fold pyridoxal phosphate-dependent enzyme, whose amino-acid sequence MSLEMIPGFRQFQQLDTSLDKLPFFRVNEGVATNKIKVNGISKINYSTYNYLGLNGTNEINEAVIQAIQQYGTSVSSSRLLSGEIPLHRSLERNIADFLGVEDSIVQVGGHSTNVNTIAQLVDSSDLVICDALVHNSIMQGVQLSGSKMIRFKHNDMLHLDKLLKRFRHKYRNVLLIVEGVYSMDGDLCKLPELISLKHQYDCLLMVDEAHSIGTIGRGGRGITSYYGIDPTNVDVLMGSMSKSLNSCGGYIAGNKSLITFLRYNLPGFVFSVGMTPANAAAAQASLDEIQRKPELVEKLLQNADYFLGKLVDLGVDTGLSKNSPVVPLIVGDSEKALWFAEKLYEQGVNAMPIIYPAVKETESRIRFFMSAIHTKEDLDYTVEVIKNIVDEEKGL is encoded by the coding sequence ATGAGTTTAGAGATGATTCCTGGATTTCGTCAATTTCAGCAGTTGGATACGAGTTTGGATAAGCTACCATTTTTTCGAGTGAATGAAGGAGTGGCAACAAACAAGATAAAAGTGAACGGCATAAGTAAAATAAACTATTCCACGTACAATTATCTAGGGTTAAATGGAACAAACGAAATCAACGAAGCTGTGATTCAAGCGATTCAGCAGTATGGGACGTCTGTTTCAAGTAGTCGATTATTAAGTGGTGAAATTCCGTTGCATCGATCTCTTGAGCGCAATATTGCTGACTTTTTAGGAGTTGAGGATAGTATTGTTCAAGTAGGCGGACACAGTACAAATGTAAATACAATTGCACAGTTAGTAGACTCATCAGATTTAGTAATTTGTGATGCACTTGTGCATAACAGTATTATGCAAGGGGTGCAGCTTTCAGGATCAAAAATGATCCGATTCAAGCATAACGACATGCTTCATCTCGACAAGCTGTTAAAGAGATTTAGACACAAGTATCGAAATGTTTTACTCATCGTTGAAGGCGTTTATAGCATGGATGGAGACCTCTGTAAGCTACCAGAGCTCATTTCTCTAAAACACCAATATGATTGTTTACTAATGGTGGACGAGGCTCATTCAATTGGGACAATCGGTCGGGGTGGCAGAGGCATAACGAGCTATTACGGAATTGATCCTACAAATGTTGACGTGCTTATGGGATCGATGAGTAAATCACTGAATAGTTGTGGGGGATATATTGCAGGAAACAAATCGCTCATTACCTTTTTACGCTATAACCTTCCTGGCTTTGTGTTCAGTGTAGGGATGACGCCGGCTAATGCGGCGGCGGCCCAAGCCTCACTTGATGAGATTCAGAGAAAACCAGAGCTTGTAGAGAAGCTCTTACAGAATGCCGACTATTTTTTAGGGAAACTCGTTGATTTAGGAGTAGACACAGGCCTAAGTAAGAATTCACCAGTTGTTCCTCTTATCGTTGGAGATTCAGAGAAAGCCTTATGGTTCGCAGAGAAGCTATACGAACAAGGAGTTAATGCAATGCCCATCATTTATCCCGCAGTAAAAGAAACAGAATCAAGAATTCGTTTTTTTATGAGTGCCATTCATACAAAAGAGGATCTAGATTACACTGTTGAAGTCATCAAGAACATTGTGGATGAGGAAAAGGGACTTTAA
- the thiD gene encoding bifunctional hydroxymethylpyrimidine kinase/phosphomethylpyrimidine kinase: MAIHTAVTIAGTDPTGGAGVQADLKTFQEREVFGMSVITSVLAQNTTGVQMIKHMPIDLIQAQLESVLTDIPPSAVKTGMIATPEMMEALVGYLQSIQVPYICDPVMIAKSGDPLMDEHSRKSLRETLVPLATIVTPNIPEASDLIEMNIETVADMEKAAKLIVNELGAKAAVIKGGYRTDHSTDVLFTNQTMTHLHADRTNTKHLHGTGCTFSAAITAELAKGKSIEEAVSIGKAFITDAISYTLGLGSGNGPTNHWGFRLKGLPGE; encoded by the coding sequence ATGGCTATCCATACAGCAGTAACCATTGCCGGAACAGATCCTACTGGTGGTGCTGGAGTACAAGCTGATTTAAAAACATTTCAAGAGCGAGAAGTTTTTGGCATGAGTGTGATTACATCTGTTCTCGCTCAAAATACAACCGGCGTTCAGATGATCAAACATATGCCCATAGACCTAATTCAAGCTCAGCTTGAATCGGTTTTAACGGATATTCCCCCTTCTGCGGTGAAGACAGGGATGATTGCGACCCCAGAAATGATGGAGGCGCTTGTCGGTTACTTACAATCCATTCAAGTGCCATACATCTGCGATCCAGTTATGATTGCTAAAAGCGGGGATCCCTTAATGGATGAGCATTCTCGTAAATCATTACGCGAAACCTTAGTACCTCTAGCAACCATTGTCACACCGAACATTCCAGAAGCTAGTGATTTAATTGAAATGAACATTGAAACGGTTGCTGATATGGAAAAAGCAGCTAAACTCATTGTGAATGAACTTGGTGCTAAAGCCGCTGTCATTAAAGGCGGCTATCGAACAGATCATTCTACAGATGTTCTCTTCACAAACCAAACCATGACACATCTGCATGCAGACAGAACCAATACAAAGCATCTACACGGCACTGGCTGTACCTTTTCAGCGGCAATCACTGCAGAGCTTGCAAAAGGCAAGTCCATTGAGGAAGCCGTCTCCATTGGAAAAGCATTCATTACGGATGCGATTTCTTATACTCTTGGGCTTGGATCTGGAAATGGACCAACAAATCATTGGGGATTCCGTTTAAAAGGATTACCTGGCGAATAA
- a CDS encoding PH domain-containing protein — MTTFKEQVAPLGKTYVLVYHTHLKTLQNLLEPDESILTIGAQSIQGNRIFAITENRLIIVKGREHQAFERDKIQNIRVKPKMLNHDVSFNYNEEKYHYLPEEGTKLFSPLTDS; from the coding sequence ATGACCACATTTAAAGAGCAAGTGGCTCCTCTTGGGAAGACTTATGTACTCGTATATCATACGCACTTAAAAACACTTCAAAATCTCTTAGAACCAGATGAATCAATCCTTACGATCGGCGCCCAATCCATTCAAGGGAATAGGATATTCGCGATTACGGAAAATCGCTTAATCATTGTAAAAGGTAGGGAGCACCAAGCATTTGAACGGGATAAAATCCAAAACATAAGAGTGAAACCTAAAATGCTTAACCATGACGTTTCTTTTAACTACAATGAGGAGAAATATCATTATTTACCCGAAGAAGGTACCAAGCTTTTCTCACCTTTAACAGATTCATAA
- a CDS encoding HU family DNA-binding protein encodes MNKTDLINAVSEQADLSKKDASKAVDAVFDSITSSLVEGGKVQLVGFGSFEVRERSARKGRNPQTGEEIEIPATKNPAFKPGKQLKDAVN; translated from the coding sequence ATGAACAAAACTGATTTAATTAACGCAGTATCCGAACAAGCGGATCTATCTAAGAAAGACGCTTCTAAAGCAGTAGACGCTGTATTTGACAGCATTACTTCTTCTCTAGTAGAAGGTGGAAAAGTACAACTTGTTGGTTTTGGTAGCTTTGAAGTACGTGAGCGTTCTGCTCGTAAAGGCCGTAACCCTCAAACTGGTGAAGAAATTGAAATTCCAGCAACAAAGAACCCTGCGTTCAAACCAGGTAAACAGCTTAAAGACGCTGTAAACTAA